GGCCTGGTCGGCCATCGCGCGGGTGATCGCCTGCCGGATCCACCAGGTGGCGTACGTGGAGAACTTGTAGCCCTTGGTGTAGTCGAACTTCTCCACCGCGCGGATCAGGCCGAGGTTGCCCTCCTGGATCAGGTCGAGGAAGGCCATTCCGCGACCCGTGTACCGCTTGGCCAGCGACACCACCAGTCGGAGGTTCGCCTCCAGGAGGTGGTTCTTGGCCCGCTCGCCGTCACGGGAGATCCAGCCCAGGTCACGGACCATGTCCCGGACGAGCTTCTCCTCGCCCTCGTCGGCCGCACGCAGCCGCTCGGCGGCGTAGAGCCCGGCCTCGATCCGCTTGGCGAGCTCCACCTCCTGCTCGGCGTTGAGCAGCGGAACCTTGCCGATCTGCTTCAGGTACGCGCGAACCGAGTCGGCGGAGGCGGTCAGCTCGGCGTCCCGCCGGGCCTGCTTGAGGGCCTCGGACTCCTCGTCGTCCCACTCGAAGTCGTTGTCGGTCGCCGAGGCGGCGGCGTCGGTCTCGGCGGCCTGGGCCAGCTCCGCCGGCTCCTCGACCACCACGTCCTCGATCGCGGCGGCCAGTTCCTCCGGATCGATCTCGCCGTCGGCACCCTCGCCCTTGGCCTTGGTGCCGGCCTTGGCACCAGCGGCGGCGACCGTCGCCTTGGTGGCCCGGGTCGACTTGGTGGCCTTCGTCGGCGTGGCGGCAGGGCCCTCGCCGGTGGCCTTACGCGCGGCGACCTTGCGCGGCGTCGACGGCGCATCGTCGGCGGCGGGAGCCTGCTTCGGGGCCGGCGCGGCGGCCTTCTTGGTGGTCTTGGCGGTGGTGGCTCGGGACGCTGGCGTTGTCGAGCGGGCGGCAGCGACACGGCGGCGGGTGCTCGCCGAGCCGTCGACCACGACGGTCACTCCCGCCTCGGAGAGCGCCCGCAGGATCTTCTTGGCCTGCGCCGGAGTCACCTCGGCGGACTCGACGGTGCGCGCGAGCTGGGCCGACGTGAGCTGACCACCGGCGCTCTGCGCGTGGGCGATCAGGGTGTCGGTGAGCGAGCGAACGTCGGCGCCGGTCTGGCGGGGTTCTGTCACGAATGACCTTCCGGAGGCGAAGAGCGGGCACGGCCGGGTCGTCCGGCACAGCGGGGGTCAACCGTGGCCGGGCGATGTGGTTGAGGGACCCTCGCGTCGCGGGCCGGCCGGTGACCGGCGGTCCGTGGCGCGTGGGCAGGGGTGAATTGTAACGCCGTCTGCGGCGATCATCCTGCGCCGCACTGTGTAACGACGGTGGGACCGCTGATTCGGCGCTGATGTGGACTTTGTAAGGATGATACTCGCGCGTGGCCGGGAACACCCCGGTCGTGCGGGAAGGGGACGTTGGGATGCACCGTTCGGCGCCGTCAAGTCGGGAACTACTGGCGATCGCCCTCGACGTGGCGCGGGCCGCGGCGGCCACCGCGTACCGGATGCGGGTCGAGGGTGTCTCCGTGGCCGCGACCAAGAGTACGGCCACCGACGTCGTCACCGCGGCCGACCGGGCGGTGGAGCGGCAGGTGCTCGACGCGCTGAGGCAACTACGGCCGGACGACGCGGTGCTCGGCGAGGAGTACGGCACGGGGGAGACCGGGCCGGTCGCGCCGGGCGGAGTGCGGTGGATCATCGACCCCATCGACGGCACCGTCAACTACCTCTACGGGCTGCCGTACAGCGCGGTGTCGCTGGCTGCCGAGGTGGACGGGGCGGTGGTCGCCGGCGTCGTGCGCAACGTGAACACCGGCGAGGAGTGGACGGCCACGGCCGGGGGCGGCGCCTGGCGCGACGGTGTGCGGCTGCGCTGCTCCGATGAGGCGGACCTGGGGCAGGCGCTGGTCGGCACCGGCTTCGGCTACGCCGCCGACCGCCGCGCGCACCAGGCCACGGTGGTGGCCGGGCTGATCGCACACGTACGGGACATCCGCCGGCTCGGCGCCGCCGCGTTGGACCTCTGCCTGGTCGCGGAGGGGCGGCTCGACGCGTACTTCGAGAAGGGCCTCGCGGCGTGGGACCTGGCGGCAGGTGGCCTGGTGGCCGCCGAGGCGGGTGTGCGCGTCGCCGGCCTGGCGGGTCGGCCGCCGGGACCGGACCTGGTGGTCGCGGCCCCGCCCGCGCTCTTTGCGCCGCTGCACGACCGGCTGGCCGAGTTGGACGCCGCCGGCGGCCCCTGATCGGCCGACCGGCGACGGGACCGGCTCGTTACGCGGTCACTTGGCGGCCGGCGACGGGCAGGAGCCCTTGGGCGCCTCCGGCGGGCCCGAGTCACCGAGGGACTGGTTGACCTCGGTCGTGGTGGCGAGCTGCTGGAAGTTGTTGCCGAGCACCACGTCCACGACGTCATCGGTGCGCTTCTCGTCGTAATCCCACTTGGCGTTGTTGAGGAAGTACGCCTGCAGCAGGTGCGCGGAACCGACGGCTTTGGGGCCGTAGCGCAGCACCGCCACGTTGGCGACTCCCTTGGGAGCGTTGCCGACCTTCTGGACCTGGAACTTCCGGTTGCGGAAGTCGTCCGCGACGGTGCCGGCCCGGCCAGGCTCGTCGGTCGCGTTCAACACATTGATCTTGACGTCCTTGGGCTCGTGCAGAGTCAGGTCGGCAAGCGGCCAGCCGTCCGGGCACCCCGCGGCCGTACCTGCGTTCCCCTGGCTGTCCCGGACGATGGCGGTGACCACGAATGCCAGAGCCAGCACCCCCAGCAGGCCGACGACGACGAGTGCTCGCACTCGCGCAAAACTCATCTGGGCACTCCCGGGACTTCAGGTGGGTGGCGGCAGCCGGCAACCATCGGACTGGCCGTCGGCCGTCGAATACGCCGCTGAGGTTAACGGTTGTCCGGCCGTCGCGTGGAAACAGCCCGACATGCCGGCGCGCCGACCGCGAACCAGGTACTACTACCCCTATCTTCGTGTCGCCTGAATCACATTGGGAACAACTTCGCGTGCGGGGGCGTACATCTCAGCCGCAAGGGCGGTATACATGCCTCGCCCAAGGGGGGGTAAGGTTCCGCGCTCGCAGGGGAGTCGCCCCAGCGAGCTCGACCCGTTCGGTCCTCGGGTCGGGTGCCCGACACAAGTGGTGGCCGGCCAGCGGAACCGAAACAGCGTCGTCCGGCGTTACAACCGGAAGCGACAACATCGATATGGGAGAGTGAAAACCGATGGCCACCGACTACGACGCCCCGCGTCGCGACGAGGTCGACCTCGGCGAGGACAGCCTGGAAGAGCTCAAGGCCCGGCGCGTCGACTCACAGTCGGGCGCGGTGGACGTCGACGAGGCCGAGGTGGCCGAGAGCTTTGAGCTGCCCGGTGCCGATCTGGCCGACGAGGAGCTCACGGTCAAGGTGCTTCCGATGCAGCAGGACGAGTTCCGGTGCGCCCGCTGCTTCCTGGTCCACCACCGTAGCCAGCTGGCAGTCGAGCGTAACGGCGAGCTGATCTGTCGCGAGTGCGTCTGACAACAACTACGACACCAGCGGCGGCCTCCTGAAAGGGGCCGCCGCTGCCGGTGTAGGCATGCGGCCGCGGTGGGTACCTGCTTGACTCGTAACGGGTAGCCACAGCACCGGGAGGTCCGATGAGCGATCGAGGCGACACCACCGACGGCGGCGCGGACGACCTCGGCGCCACTGGCGCGGACGAGCTCGGCGCCACTGGCGCGGACGAGCTCGGCGCCACCGTCGCGGCGTTGACCGCGGACGACATCGAGCCGGCCCGACGCCGTCAACTGCTGACCCGGATGGTCGGGCAGGCCCGGGTCCGGGGCATCTCCGACCTGTTCAAGCCGCGTGCCGCCGTGCGGTGGATGGTCGACACCGTCGCCGAGGTCGCCCCGCACGTACCTGTGCGGGACCTGGACACCCTGCGCGGGCACTTCCCCGGCCTGGACGACGCCGCATTGGCCGACAGGCTCATCCGCAACGCGTCCCGGACCACGGCCGCTATCGGCGCGGCCGGTGGGGGAGTCGCCGCCGTCGAGTGGGCGGTCGCGCCGACCCTGCTCTCCGCCCCGGTGCTGCTCGCCGCCGAAACGGTGGCCGTGGCGGCGGTGGAGCTGAAACTGGTCGGTGAGCTGCACCAGGTCCACGGTGTGGCGCTGCCGGCCGGGGGCAGCCAACGGGCGGTCGCCCTGGTGCACTCCTGGGCCACCCAGCGCGGGGTCAACCCGATGGTGCCTGGCGTGGGGGTGGGCGCGGTGCTCGGCACCGCCGCCCGCAAGGAGTTGCGGGACATGCTGCTGCGGCGCTTCGGTCGCAACCTCACCACGCTCGGGCCGTTCCTGACCGGTGCCGCGGTGGCCAGCTTCCTCAATCGGCGGGCCAGTCAGCAGATGGCCGACCAGCTTCAGGCGGACCTCCGCCGACGGGGCATCGCCCGGCCCGCGCCTCCGTCGGCCCTGCCGGGCCCGCCGACCGGCACCTGAGCGGGCCGTCGGCGTCGGGTCAGCCCGGCACCTGAGCGGGCCGTCGGCGTCGGGTCAGCCCGGCTCGCCGGCCGGAGGACCGGAGAGCGTCAGAGCGTCCCGTGCGGTCAGCACCGACTCGGCCAACTCGACCGGGTGCCGCGTGCTCACCACCCAGAACGGCGTCGGGTCGGCCGGATCGTCGAGCACCACCTGCACGGCGCCGCCGATCCACGGCCGCTGCACCACGAAGGCGAGCGGGTCCGCGCCAACCCCGAGCACCTCACGGCGACCGGCCGCGTCCAGCGGCACCACGTCGGCCACGAAGCGCACCGGTAGCCGGGCGTCGTCCACCCGCAGCTCCGAATCGGCGACCCCGACCCGGATCCGGCCCAGCCACCACATTCCGGCCGCGGCGAGCGGCAGCAGCACGGCGAACGGCAGCCAGGAACGGACGCCGGAGGCGCCCATCCAGATCTCGACGGCCAACAGCGCGGCGGCCACCAGCCCGGCCAGCCACAGCCACCAGGGCAGGTCCAGCCGTTCGGCGTACGCCGTGCGGGCGGCGACCGGCGGCTGATCGGTGGACGGGGAGGGCGACATGCTCACTCCTGCGAGGGTACGGCGCACGACGGCTCGGCGAACCGGCAGGATGGCAGGGTCACCCCGCGAATCGGACGGAAGAGGGGACCTGTGACCGACGTCGTACCCGTGCCCGTACAGCTGCTCGACTCTGAGCTGCCGCTGCCCACGTACGCCCATCCCGGCGACGCCGGGGCCGACCTGGTGGCGGCCGCGAACGTCGAGCTGCCGCCCGGCGGCCGTGCCCTGGTGCCCACCGGTGTGGCCATCGCGCTGCCGGAGGGGTACGTGGGCCTGGTCCATCCCCGATCCGGTCTGGCGGCCAGGCTCGGCGTGACGGTGCTCAACGCGCCCGGTACGGTCGACGCCGGCTACCGGGGTGAGATCCTGGTCAACCTGATCAACCATGATCGGGAGGTGCCGGCGAAGATCTCCCGCGGTGACCGGATCGCGCAGCTCGTGATCCAGCAGGTCGCACGGGCTCGGTTCGAGCCGGTGGCCGAGCTGCCCGCGTCCCGGCGCGGGACCGGTGGGCACGGGTCCACCGGTGGGCACGCCGGGCTGGTGCCGTCGCCGGCGGGCCAGGACCGGGTCGAGCAGCGGTCAGACGAGCCGGGCCGCGGTCAGACGGAAGAGATGGCAGGGTGAGCGTGAACAGCGGAGGGCGGGCGCAGTGATCTTCTCCCGAAAGCGGGCCGATGCCGAGCGGCAGACCCGTGACGAGCGGGCCACCGAGGTCCCGGACCAGGGTGCCGCGGCACCGTCGCTGGTGCGCGGCCCGTACGACATCTCCGAGAGCTACGACGACGTGCAGCGACTCGATCTGGGCAGCCTGCACATCCCGGCGATCGCCGAGGTCGAGGTGCGGGTGCAGGCCGACCCGCAGGGTGTGATCCAGCAGGTGGTGCTGGTGCATGGCGACAACGCGCTGCAGCTGGGTGTCTTCGCCGCCCCCCGGTCCGAGGGGATCTGGGACGAGGTGCGCGAGGAGATCCGCCAGTCGCTGCTCCGCGACGGCGCGAGCGCGCAGGAGGTCGACGGCGAGTACGGCCCGGAGCTGCACGCCCAGGTGCGTACCCCGGACGGCCCGACCAACCTGCGGTTCGTCGGCATCGACGGGCCGCGCTGGATGGTCCGTGGCGTGTTCCAGGGCCCGGTGGCCACCGATCCGGCGATGGCCGGGCCGCTCGTCGAGTGCCTGGACGGCCTGGTGGTCGACCGTGGCCAGGAGGCGAAGCCGGTCCGCGAGCCGCTGCCCCTGCGGCTGCCCCAGGAGATCGCTGACCAGGCCGGTGCCGAGGCGGGCGACGCCGCCGAGCCGCGCCAGGTCTGACCCGCGCGCACCGGCCCGCCGGAACCAGCCCCGTCGGCGTAGGCTGGCGGCACGGTTCCGGCGTCGCCGGGATCGGCGAGCGTGGAGAGGGTGACGCGGAGGTCATGACGACCGACGAGAGCCGGGTGTCGCTGCGGCGCATCCTGCAACGGTTCACCGCCAGCGAGGCTGAGATCGACGCGCAGGAGCTGCGCCGGGAGAGCGCCCAGTGCGGCGGGATCCCGGCCCAGCAGTGCTCCCGGGGCCAGTTGGTCTCGGTCGCTGGTCGGCTTCGCACGGTGGTCTACACGCCGCGCACCAATCTGCCCACCCTCGAGGCCGACCTGTACGACGGCACCGACGTGGTCACCCTGGTCTGGTTGGGTCGACGGCACATCGCCGGGATCGAGCCGGGCCGGCATCTGACCGCGCGTGGCCGGGTGGCGGTGCGTGATGACCGCAAGGTCATCTACAACCCCTACTACGAGCTGGACTCGCCGAAGTGACGGCGCTGCGGACGAAAGGCCGGCGATGACGACGGGACAGCACCGGGCGGCACAGCCGGAGACCGGCCCTCAGGACGAGGAGCGGCTGCCGACGATCGCCGAGCAGATGGCCGACCAGCTCGGCGGCTGGCGTGGGCTGGTCGAGTCCAGCATCCCGGTCGTGGTCTTCGTCGTCGCCAACATCATCGGTGAGCTGCGGCCGGCGGTGATCGCCTCGGTCGCCGTCGCGCTGCTGATCGCCGGGCTGCGGCTGGCCCAGCGCCGGCCGATCCGGCACGCCGTCAACGGGCTGTTCGGCGTCGCCATCGGCGCGGCCATGGCCTGGCGCAGCGGCGAAGAGCGCGATTTCTACCTCCCCGGCATCCTCTACGGCATCGGGTACGGCGTCGCCCTGCTGGTCTCGGCGGCCGTCCGGCAACCGCTGGTGGGCTGGATCTGGTCGGTGCTGGTCGCCAAGGGCCGCTCGGAGTGGCGGCACGACCCGAAGCTGGTACGGACCTTCACCCAGCTGACCGTGCTCTGGGGTGTGGTCTGGTTGGCGAAGGTGGGCGTGCAGGCGGGGCTCTACCTGGCCCACCAGGACACCGCGCTGGGCGTCGCCCGGCTGGTGCTGGGCTTCCCGCCGTACGCGCTGCTGCTGCTGATCACGGTCTGGACGGTGCGCCGGGTCACCCGGGAGCCGCAGCCGGCCCCTGTGCCCGGCGCCTGAGCGTCACCCGGCTGCCCCACTCGCGACCGCTGGCCTCAGCGTGAGCCGCGGGTCCGCTCGACGCTGTCCGGTCCCAGGATCACCGCGCGGACCGCATCCTCCACCTCGGCGGTGCAGACGAAGATCAACTCGTCGCCGGCCTCGATCGGGTCGTCCGGGCTGGGCACCAGGACCCGCTTGCCGCGCAGGATCGCCACCAGTGCGGCGTCGCGGGGCAGCGGCACGGCGTGGATCGGCTGACCGACGTAGGGCGCGGTCGGCGGCAGCGTGATCTCGACCAGGTTCGCCTCGCCCTGCCGGAAGGTCATCAGCCGGACCAGGTCGCCCACGGTGACCGCCTCCTCGACCAGTGCGGCCATCACCCGGGGCTTGCTCACCGCGACGTCCACGCCCCACTGCTCGGTGAACAGCCACTCGTTCTCGGCCCGGTTGACCCGGGCGACCACGCGGGGCACCGCGAACTCGGTCTTGGCCAGCAGCGACAGCACCAGGTTGGTCTTGTCGTCGCCGGTCGCCGCGACCACCACGTCGCACCCGGCGACGTTGGCCTCCTCCAAGCTGGTCAGCTCGCAGGCGTCAGCCAGCACCCACTCGGCGGCCGGCACCCGGTCGGGACGCAACATCTTCGGTTGGCGCTCGATCAGCATCACCTGGTGGCCGTTGTCGATCAGTTCCTGGGCGATCGAGCGGCCCACGTTGCCCGCGCCCGCGATGGCGACCCGCATGGCTCAGTGCCCCCCTTCCGGCGGCGTTGCCGCCACCGACGTGACCGTCGCCACGATGTCATCGCTGACCAGCATGAACACCTGGTCACCCTCCTGCAGGACGGTGGAGCCGGTCGGGAGCGTGCCGATGCCGAAGCGGATCAGATAGGCCACGCGCGCTCCGGCGGCCTCCTCCAGCGTTCGAACCGACCGGCCGATCCAGTCCTTGTGCACCGGCACCTCGACGATGGACACGGTGCTGGTGGGATCGCGGAAGATCTCCACGTTGCCCTCCGGCACCAGATGCCGCAGCATCCGGTCGGCCGTCCAGCGCACGGTCGCCACGGTGGGGATGCCCAGCCGCTCGTAGACCTGGGCCCGGCGCTGGTCGTAGATCCGGGCAGCGACCCGGGACACGCCGAACGTCTCGCGCGCCAGCCGGGCCGAGATGATGTTGGAGTTGTCGCCGCTCGAGACCGCCGCGAAGGCGTCCGCGCGCTCGATGCCGGCCTGGCGCAGCACCTCGCCGTCGAAGCCGGCCCCGGTCACCGTGATCCCGGCGAAGTCGGGGCCGAGTCGGCGGAAGGCGTCGGCGTCCTGGTCGATCACCGCCACCGAGTGCCCCCGGGATTCCAGGCTGTGGGCAAGGGTCGACCCGACCCGACCACATCCCATGATCACGACGTGCACGCTGTCCCTCCCAAGGTGCGTACCGCTCCCGCTGCGGTGACCTGATGAGTGCGAGCCTGCCACGTCCGGGTGCGAGGCGGGGACCGACCGTACCCCGTCGTGTCGGGCAGCGACGATCGCCCACCCCCGCGCCGCCGCCGTGGTGGTCGTACTCTTGGCGTTCGTGGCCAGTCCCACCTCGCTGCTGAAGCGGCTGCTCCTCGGTCGACCGTTCCGGTCCGACCGACTGCAGCACACCCTCCTCCCGAAGCGCATCGCGCTGCCCGTGTTCGCCTCCGACGCGCTGTCCAGCGTCGCGTACGCGCCTGACGAAATCCTGCTGACCCTCTCCATCGCCGGCGCCTCGGCGTTCCTGTTCTCCCCGTGGATCGCACTGGCCGTGGTCGTGGTGATGCTCACCGTGGTGGCGAGCTACCGGCAGAACGTGCACGCCTACCCCTCCGGTGGTGGCGACTACGAGGTGGCCACGGTCAACCTGGGTCCGAAATTCGGGGTCGGGGTGGCCAGCGCGCTGTTGGTCGACTACGTGCTCACGGTGGCGGTGTCGGTCTCCTCCGGGGTGGCCAACCTCGGGTCGGTGGTGCCGTTCGTGGCCACCCACAAGGTCCTGATCGCGGTGAGCGCGGTGGTGTTGCTGACCGCGGTCAACCTGCGCGGGCTTCGCGAGTCGGGCACGGCGTTCGCCATCCCCACCTACGGCTTCGTGATCGTGATGCTCGGGATGCTGCTCACCGGGCTGTTCCGGGTCTTCGTGCTGGGCGACGAACTCCGCGCGCCGAGCGCCGACCTGGTCATCCAGGCCGAGCACAGCGTGACCGGTTTCGCGCTCGTCTTCCTGCTGCTGCGGACGTTCAGCTCAGGCGCCGCCGCGCTCACCGGCGTGGAGGCGATCTCCAACGGGGTGCCGGCGTTCAAGGCGCCGAAGAGCCGCAACGCCGCCACCACCCTGCTGCTGCTGGGCACCATCTCGGTGAGCATGCTGGTCGGGATCATCTGGCTGGCCCGGCTGACCCACCTGCAGTTCGTCGAGGACCCGGCCCTCCAGATCGTCTCCGGCCCCGACGGGTACGTGCAGAAGACCGTCACCACCCAGCTTGGCGAGACGGTCTTCGGGTCAGGGTCGATCCTGCTCTACGTGCTGGCCGGGGTGACCGCCCTGATCCTGTTCCTGGCCGCGAACACCGCGTTCAACGGTTTCCCGGTGCTCGGCTCGATCCTCGCCCAGGACCGCTACCTGCCCCGCCAGTTCCACACCCGGGGCGACCGGCTGGCCTTCTCCAACGGCATCACCTTCCTGGCCCTGTTCGCGATCGTGCTGATCGTCGGCTTCCAGGCCGAGGTGACGAAACTGATCCAGCTCTACATCGTCGGGGTGTTCGTCTCGTTCACCGTCTCCCAGGCCGGCATGATCCGGCACTGGAACCGGCTCCTGCGCACCGAGCGGGACCTGGAGGCGCGTCGCCGGATGTACCGCTCCCGGGCCATCAACACGTTCGGCATGGGGCTGACCGGCACGGTGTTGGTGATCGTCCTGATCACCAAGTTCCTGCTCGGCGCCTGGATCGCGATCGTCGCGATGGCGGTGATCTACGTGCTGATGCTGGCCATCCGCCGGCACTACGACCGGATCGCGGTCGAGCTGACCCCGCCGGACGAGGGCCGGGCCGTGCTGCCCGCCCGCAACCACGCGATCGTGCTGGTCAGCAAAGTGCACCAACCGACGTTGCGGGCCATCGCCTACGCCCGGGCCACCCGGCCGGACACGCTGACCGCCGTTACCGTCAACGTGGACGACAAGGACACCCGGGACCTGCAGGCCGACTGGGAACGGCGGGAGATGGCCATCCCGCTCACCGTCATCGACTCGCCGTACCGGGAGATCACCCGGCCGATCCTGGACTTCGTCGCCTCCACCCGCCGCAAGTCACCCAGGGACGTGGTCACCGTCTTCATTCCCGAGTACGTCGTCGGCCGCTGGTGGGAGAACCTGCTGCACAACCAGAGCGCACTGCGCCTCAAGGGCCGGTTGCTCTTCGAACCGGGAGTGATGGTGGTCAGCGTGCCGTGGCAGCTCGCGTCGACAGCGAGTAAGAACCTGGACCGGCTGGACGCCACGCTGTCCCGGACCCCGGCGCGCGGACCGCGCGGCGGCGGCCTGCCACCGAACGACCTGCCGGTGGCCTCCGCACCGGCCCCCGAGAGCCGCCCGATCGACGGCGGCCCGGTCGGGACCAGCCGTGACTGAGCCGGGCGCGCGGCGGGCCGCGACATCAGTGCCCCCCTCGGCGTCTTCGGTGCCGTCGGTGCCCGAGCGTGGCCTGGCCGAGGCGGAACGCGTCGAG
The nucleotide sequence above comes from Micromonospora luteifusca. Encoded proteins:
- a CDS encoding DUF4193 domain-containing protein, yielding MATDYDAPRRDEVDLGEDSLEELKARRVDSQSGAVDVDEAEVAESFELPGADLADEELTVKVLPMQQDEFRCARCFLVHHRSQLAVERNGELICRECV
- a CDS encoding inositol monophosphatase family protein, giving the protein MHRSAPSSRELLAIALDVARAAAATAYRMRVEGVSVAATKSTATDVVTAADRAVERQVLDALRQLRPDDAVLGEEYGTGETGPVAPGGVRWIIDPIDGTVNYLYGLPYSAVSLAAEVDGAVVAGVVRNVNTGEEWTATAGGGAWRDGVRLRCSDEADLGQALVGTGFGYAADRRAHQATVVAGLIAHVRDIRRLGAAALDLCLVAEGRLDAYFEKGLAAWDLAAGGLVAAEAGVRVAGLAGRPPGPDLVVAAPPALFAPLHDRLAELDAAGGP
- the dut gene encoding dUTP diphosphatase, producing the protein MTDVVPVPVQLLDSELPLPTYAHPGDAGADLVAAANVELPPGGRALVPTGVAIALPEGYVGLVHPRSGLAARLGVTVLNAPGTVDAGYRGEILVNLINHDREVPAKISRGDRIAQLVIQQVARARFEPVAELPASRRGTGGHGSTGGHAGLVPSPAGQDRVEQRSDEPGRGQTEEMAG
- a CDS encoding OB-fold nucleic acid binding domain-containing protein, translated to MTTDESRVSLRRILQRFTASEAEIDAQELRRESAQCGGIPAQQCSRGQLVSVAGRLRTVVYTPRTNLPTLEADLYDGTDVVTLVWLGRRHIAGIEPGRHLTARGRVAVRDDRKVIYNPYYELDSPK
- a CDS encoding DUF3710 domain-containing protein; its protein translation is MIFSRKRADAERQTRDERATEVPDQGAAAPSLVRGPYDISESYDDVQRLDLGSLHIPAIAEVEVRVQADPQGVIQQVVLVHGDNALQLGVFAAPRSEGIWDEVREEIRQSLLRDGASAQEVDGEYGPELHAQVRTPDGPTNLRFVGIDGPRWMVRGVFQGPVATDPAMAGPLVECLDGLVVDRGQEAKPVREPLPLRLPQEIADQAGAEAGDAAEPRQV
- a CDS encoding LytR C-terminal domain-containing protein; amino-acid sequence: MRALVVVGLLGVLALAFVVTAIVRDSQGNAGTAAGCPDGWPLADLTLHEPKDVKINVLNATDEPGRAGTVADDFRNRKFQVQKVGNAPKGVANVAVLRYGPKAVGSAHLLQAYFLNNAKWDYDEKRTDDVVDVVLGNNFQQLATTTEVNQSLGDSGPPEAPKGSCPSPAAK
- a CDS encoding potassium channel family protein codes for the protein MHVVIMGCGRVGSTLAHSLESRGHSVAVIDQDADAFRRLGPDFAGITVTGAGFDGEVLRQAGIERADAFAAVSSGDNSNIISARLARETFGVSRVAARIYDQRRAQVYERLGIPTVATVRWTADRMLRHLVPEGNVEIFRDPTSTVSIVEVPVHKDWIGRSVRTLEEAAGARVAYLIRFGIGTLPTGSTVLQEGDQVFMLVSDDIVATVTSVAATPPEGGH
- a CDS encoding DUF3159 domain-containing protein, translating into MTTGQHRAAQPETGPQDEERLPTIAEQMADQLGGWRGLVESSIPVVVFVVANIIGELRPAVIASVAVALLIAGLRLAQRRPIRHAVNGLFGVAIGAAMAWRSGEERDFYLPGILYGIGYGVALLVSAAVRQPLVGWIWSVLVAKGRSEWRHDPKLVRTFTQLTVLWGVVWLAKVGVQAGLYLAHQDTALGVARLVLGFPPYALLLLITVWTVRRVTREPQPAPVPGA
- a CDS encoding RNA polymerase sigma factor, giving the protein MTEPRQTGADVRSLTDTLIAHAQSAGGQLTSAQLARTVESAEVTPAQAKKILRALSEAGVTVVVDGSASTRRRVAAARSTTPASRATTAKTTKKAAAPAPKQAPAADDAPSTPRKVAARKATGEGPAATPTKATKSTRATKATVAAAGAKAGTKAKGEGADGEIDPEELAAAIEDVVVEEPAELAQAAETDAAASATDNDFEWDDEESEALKQARRDAELTASADSVRAYLKQIGKVPLLNAEQEVELAKRIEAGLYAAERLRAADEGEEKLVRDMVRDLGWISRDGERAKNHLLEANLRLVVSLAKRYTGRGMAFLDLIQEGNLGLIRAVEKFDYTKGYKFSTYATWWIRQAITRAMADQARTIRIPVHMVEVINKLGRIQRELLQDLGREPTPEELAKEMDITPEKVLEIQQYAREPISLDQTIGDEGDSQLGDFIEDSEAVVAVDAVSFSLLQDQLQQVLQTLSEREAGVVRLRFGLTDGQPRTLDEIGQVYGVTRERIRQIESKTMSKLRHPSRSQVLRDYLD
- a CDS encoding APC family permease, with product MASPTSLLKRLLLGRPFRSDRLQHTLLPKRIALPVFASDALSSVAYAPDEILLTLSIAGASAFLFSPWIALAVVVVMLTVVASYRQNVHAYPSGGGDYEVATVNLGPKFGVGVASALLVDYVLTVAVSVSSGVANLGSVVPFVATHKVLIAVSAVVLLTAVNLRGLRESGTAFAIPTYGFVIVMLGMLLTGLFRVFVLGDELRAPSADLVIQAEHSVTGFALVFLLLRTFSSGAAALTGVEAISNGVPAFKAPKSRNAATTLLLLGTISVSMLVGIIWLARLTHLQFVEDPALQIVSGPDGYVQKTVTTQLGETVFGSGSILLYVLAGVTALILFLAANTAFNGFPVLGSILAQDRYLPRQFHTRGDRLAFSNGITFLALFAIVLIVGFQAEVTKLIQLYIVGVFVSFTVSQAGMIRHWNRLLRTERDLEARRRMYRSRAINTFGMGLTGTVLVIVLITKFLLGAWIAIVAMAVIYVLMLAIRRHYDRIAVELTPPDEGRAVLPARNHAIVLVSKVHQPTLRAIAYARATRPDTLTAVTVNVDDKDTRDLQADWERREMAIPLTVIDSPYREITRPILDFVASTRRKSPRDVVTVFIPEYVVGRWWENLLHNQSALRLKGRLLFEPGVMVVSVPWQLASTASKNLDRLDATLSRTPARGPRGGGLPPNDLPVASAPAPESRPIDGGPVGTSRD
- a CDS encoding potassium channel family protein, which gives rise to MRVAIAGAGNVGRSIAQELIDNGHQVMLIERQPKMLRPDRVPAAEWVLADACELTSLEEANVAGCDVVVAATGDDKTNLVLSLLAKTEFAVPRVVARVNRAENEWLFTEQWGVDVAVSKPRVMAALVEEAVTVGDLVRLMTFRQGEANLVEITLPPTAPYVGQPIHAVPLPRDAALVAILRGKRVLVPSPDDPIEAGDELIFVCTAEVEDAVRAVILGPDSVERTRGSR
- a CDS encoding DUF3093 domain-containing protein, which encodes MSMSPSPSTDQPPVAARTAYAERLDLPWWLWLAGLVAAALLAVEIWMGASGVRSWLPFAVLLPLAAAGMWWLGRIRVGVADSELRVDDARLPVRFVADVVPLDAAGRREVLGVGADPLAFVVQRPWIGGAVQVVLDDPADPTPFWVVSTRHPVELAESVLTARDALTLSGPPAGEPG